GTTATCCAATTCTTCTGTGGGCATTCCTTCTGATATTTGGATACCCGTTAATGGACGGGTGAAACCTGCTGTAATGAAACAAATGGCTATAGGGTATAAAAAAAACTGGGCAAAAGGGGCATATAGCTTTTCTATGGAGGCTTATTATAGAAAGACCAATCATATTGTTGATTTTGTGGATAATGCTAATATCTTTTTGAATAACCAGATTGAATCACAGTTAGGTTTTGGTTTTTCAAAAGCTTATGGAGCTGAATTTTATTTTTCTAAAAATGTGGGACAGTTGACAGGGTGGATTAGTTATACTCTCTCGCGTGCACAAAATAAAGTGGCAACTTTTGAAGATAATGAATATCCGCCTGTTTATGATCGTCCGCATAGTCTGAAGATATTTCTGAATTGTGAGGCCGGACGACGACGAAGATGTGCTTTCGCAGCTACTTTCTCTTATAATTCAGGAATGAATCTGACGTTGCCTATTGCTCATTATAAGACGCAGGGTACATCTTTCTATATCTATTCTACGAGAAACGGGTATCGTGCTCCTGCGTTTCATCAACTGGATTTATCTATGGCATGTAAGTTAAGAAAGGGGCGTTTAATCTTTTCTGTGATTAATGTATATAATAGGAAAAATGTGTTTACTATGTATACAAGTAGAAGCGAATTCTCTTTTAGAGATCTTGAAATACATAAAATGTATTTGTATGGTACATTACCTTCTGTTTCCTATCAATTCAAGTTTTAGTTGGCTTGGGCTATTACGTATGCGTTCTATGTTTTTTGTACTTTTATATGAGCTTTTAAACGATTAATTATAAAAGCCCCACTATTGAGAATATGTAGTGCATTGTTAAGATGGCGATTGAATGCTTCCAGAAGGGGAAAGATTTGGTTGCTCATTCGCGGGCTTTATAATTCTTGTAGAATAATAAGATAAAGATCATCCTTATTAATTGTTATGCTGAATGCTGGTAGGGTTTCAAGCAATCTGATGATTTGAGAAAATCGAATAATAGGATTGATTATATTCAGCAACAATTCGGTGCATCTGCTAGTAGGTGAAATACCTGATAATAGATGTATTCTCTGTGAGAAAGGCTCTTGGGCTTCCGAGTAAGAAGCCCAAGATTGCTTCCGGAGGTAGTGGACAAATACCAAATTTTTTCGTAATTTTGTGCCCATGATATAATAAAATCATGGAGAAACTGATGAACCAGATAAATTCCGTATGTGTATATAGCGCTTCCAGCACTAAAATAGATCCTGTTTACTTTACTGCAGCCGAGACTCTCGGGCGACTGCTTGCCGATCATCATATCCGTTTGATTAATGGTGCCGGCAGTATTGGCCTGATGCGTTCTGTGGCCGATGCGGTGTTGGCGAATGGTGGTGAGGTGACTGGTGTTATTCCTCATTTTATGGTAGAGCAGAACTGGCACCATACAGGCTTGACGGAGCTGGTTGAAGTGGAATCCATGCACGAACGCAAACAGAAAATGGCAGATTTGAGTGATGCGGTGATAGCTTTGCCGGGTGGCTGCGGAACGTTGGAAGAATTGCTTGAAATTATCACCTGGAAACAACTGGGACTCTATCTCAATCCGATTGTGATTCTGAATGTAAACGGGTTCTTTGATCCGTTACTCGAAATGCTTGAAAAAGCAATCGACGAAAACTTTATGCGCCGCCAGCACGGTGATATATGGAAAGTGGCGCAAACGCCGGAGGAAGCTGTGGAACTGCTTTATTCAACGCCTGTATGGGATATCTCCATTCGTAAATTTGCAGCTATATGACGATTGACACTCTCAGCTTCCAGCGCACTACGGATACTCTGTCGCTTTTCCAACAAGGGCAGCTCGGTGGTTCATCGCAATCGACAATAAAGGCGGATAGTGATAGCTTGCAATTGGCACAGATCCATTCTGCGCAGGAAGTCATTTCCGGTTTCGAGGGAACTCCTATCCCCTATTCTCCCCGTACAGATGATGCCATAGCGCTAACCTTGCTGGCTTGTTTCTTCCTTTCTTCCATAGCTTTGGCACGCGGAAAGAAATTTCTTTCCCAGCAAGTAAAAGACTTTGTGCTGCATCGTGAACGGACAAGTATTTTTGATAGTTCTACAGCGGCTGACATGCGTTATCTTCTTGTGCTTGTAGTGCAGACGTGCGTATTGTCGGGGATTACTTTCTTCAACTATTTTCATGATACATCCCCTGCTTTGATGAACTCCGTATCCCCTCTTCTGCTTTTGGGGATTTATGTGGGCTCCTGTCTTGCTTACTTCTTACTGAAATGGTTGCTTTATATGTTTATAGGTTGGACATTCTTTGATAAAAACAGGACAAATATATGGCTGGAATCTTATTCTACGCTCATATATTATGCAGGATTTGCCCTTTTCCCGTTCGTACTCTTTTTAGTTTATTTCGACCTGAGTCTCACCAATTTGCTCATAATTGGAACCATAATTCTAATTTTTGCTAAAATATTGATGTTTTATAAGTGGATAAAGCTTTTTTTTCATCAATTTGGCGCACTTTTCCTATTAATTTTGTACTTTTGCGCTCTTGAAATACTACCTTGTCTGCTACTCTATCAAGGTATGATTCAAATTAACAATATATTGCTAATAAAATTTTAGGACGTTGAAAATTAAAAAAGTACTAGTGTCGCAGCCTAAGCCTGCGTCAGAGAAATCTCCCTATTACGACATTGCAGAGAAGTATGGCGTAAAAATAGATTTCCGGCCGTTTATCAAGGTTGAAAGTCTTTCGGCGAAAGAATTTCGGCAACAGAAAATTTCGATTCTCGACCACACTGCCGTTATATTCACTTCTCGTCATGCTATCGACCATTTCTTTAATTTGTGTACTGAATTGCGTGTTGCAATTCCGGAAACTATGAAGTATTTCTGTGTGACGGAAGCAGTTGCATTGTATATTCAAAAATATGTGCAGTACCGTAAGCGTAAAATTTTCTTTGGTGCAACGGGAAAGATTGAGGACCTCGTGCCTTCTATCGTAAAGCATAAAACAGAGAAATACCTTGTCCCAATGTCGGACGTACATAATGACGACGTAAAAACACTGCTTGACAAGAACGGCATACAGCATACCGAAGCTGTGATGTATCGCACGGTAAGCAATGACTTTACACCCGACGAAGAATTCGATTATGACATGTTGGTGTTCTTCAGCCCTGCCGGAGTAACTTCTTTGAAGAAGAACTTCCCTGATTTTGACCAGAAAGAAATCAAGATCGGTACGTTCGGTTCTACTACCGCACAGGCTGTACGCGATGCAGGACTCCGTCTGGATCTCGAAGCCCCTACGGTGCAAGCTCCGTCTATGACTGCCGCACTTGACATGTTTATCAAGGAAAACAATAAATAAACAGAGTGGGTATATATACTTTGTGCAAAGCCGAAAGGCTGAATAGTAAAATTCTGATCGGAAAGATGTTTGAAGGCGGTGTTTCGAAGTCGTTTTCCATCTTTCCGATACGCGTTGTATATATGCCTGTCGAACAAGGCGAGGCGCCGGCTTCCATATTGATCAGTGTATCGAAACGCCGCTTCAAGAGGGCGGTGAAGCGCAACCGGGTGAAACGGCAGATACGCGAAGCCTACCGGAAGAATAAATATCTGTTGGTAGACGAGTTGCAACGCCGGGAAAAGCGTTTGGCTATTGCCTTTATCTATCTGTCGGACGAGCTTACTGCTACTGCCGAGCTGGAAGAAAAAATGAAAATAGCGCTTTCGCGTATCTCCGAAAAACTATCCTTATGAAAGCCCATAGCTCCCGGATGTCTGGCATCCGGATGTCCGTCAAAGGATTTTTGAGGAGGGTGTTCTCATTCCTGCTCCTGCTTCCTATCTATTTTTATCGGATTTGCATATCCCCACTTACTCCTCCCTCCTGCCGGTTCACGCCGACTTGCTCGGCATACGCGGTCGAAGCGATAAAGAAACATGGTCCTATTAAGGGTTTTTATCTGGCTGTGAGGCGTATCTTGCGGTGTCACCCTTGGGGTGGTTCCGGCTATGATCCTGTACCTTAAACTCCAAAATGTGGAAAATGGAAAGGAATACAAATAATATTCTGGATATTCATACCCATAAAGCAGAACCGGTTTCTGCCGGGAAGGCGATTATTAACCGTAAGTTGGCGACAGATGCTTTGTGCGAAGGATATTTCTATTCTGCTGGTATTCACCCTTGGGATTTGACGGAGTTTGATACGGAGCGTCGATTGGAATGCCTTCGGGAGCAACTTGCAGAAAAACAGTTAGTGGCTGTGGGTGAGGCCGGACTGGATAAGCTGGCTGCTGCTCCGATGCAGCTTCAAGTAGCTGTGTTTAAAGAACAGGTGGAATTGTCGGAAAAGTATGAATTGCCGTTGATTATTCACTGTGTGAAGGCTATGGACGAACTGCTTGCCTTGAGAAAGGAATGTGCACCGAAACAGCCGTGGATATGGCATGGATTCCGTGGAAAGCCTGAACAGG
The nucleotide sequence above comes from Bacteroides caccae. Encoded proteins:
- the rnpA gene encoding ribonuclease P protein component, with amino-acid sequence MGIYTLCKAERLNSKILIGKMFEGGVSKSFSIFPIRVVYMPVEQGEAPASILISVSKRRFKRAVKRNRVKRQIREAYRKNKYLLVDELQRREKRLAIAFIYLSDELTATAELEEKMKIALSRISEKLSL
- a CDS encoding DUF4271 domain-containing protein: MTIDTLSFQRTTDTLSLFQQGQLGGSSQSTIKADSDSLQLAQIHSAQEVISGFEGTPIPYSPRTDDAIALTLLACFFLSSIALARGKKFLSQQVKDFVLHRERTSIFDSSTAADMRYLLVLVVQTCVLSGITFFNYFHDTSPALMNSVSPLLLLGIYVGSCLAYFLLKWLLYMFIGWTFFDKNRTNIWLESYSTLIYYAGFALFPFVLFLVYFDLSLTNLLIIGTIILIFAKILMFYKWIKLFFHQFGALFLLILYFCALEILPCLLLYQGMIQINNILLIKF
- a CDS encoding TatD family hydrolase; its protein translation is MERNTNNILDIHTHKAEPVSAGKAIINRKLATDALCEGYFYSAGIHPWDLTEFDTERRLECLREQLAEKQLVAVGEAGLDKLAAAPMQLQVAVFKEQVELSEKYELPLIIHCVKAMDELLALRKECAPKQPWIWHGFRGKPEQAKQLLQKGFYLSFGMHYSSEAMNVVPDSRLFLETDDSPVDIEDVLRDAAKVRGVEVETLQAIVRKNIQDIFFRA
- a CDS encoding LOG family protein, which translates into the protein MNQINSVCVYSASSTKIDPVYFTAAETLGRLLADHHIRLINGAGSIGLMRSVADAVLANGGEVTGVIPHFMVEQNWHHTGLTELVEVESMHERKQKMADLSDAVIALPGGCGTLEELLEIITWKQLGLYLNPIVILNVNGFFDPLLEMLEKAIDENFMRRQHGDIWKVAQTPEEAVELLYSTPVWDISIRKFAAI
- the yidD gene encoding membrane protein insertion efficiency factor YidD; amino-acid sequence: MSVKGFLRRVFSFLLLLPIYFYRICISPLTPPSCRFTPTCSAYAVEAIKKHGPIKGFYLAVRRILRCHPWGGSGYDPVP
- a CDS encoding uroporphyrinogen-III synthase, with protein sequence MKIKKVLVSQPKPASEKSPYYDIAEKYGVKIDFRPFIKVESLSAKEFRQQKISILDHTAVIFTSRHAIDHFFNLCTELRVAIPETMKYFCVTEAVALYIQKYVQYRKRKIFFGATGKIEDLVPSIVKHKTEKYLVPMSDVHNDDVKTLLDKNGIQHTEAVMYRTVSNDFTPDEEFDYDMLVFFSPAGVTSLKKNFPDFDQKEIKIGTFGSTTAQAVRDAGLRLDLEAPTVQAPSMTAALDMFIKENNK